The Primulina eburnea isolate SZY01 chromosome 12, ASM2296580v1, whole genome shotgun sequence genome includes the window CGAATGGATGTGTTAAAGGTGTTTGCAGAATTCTTTGAAACTGGGGTGGTCAATGGAATCACAAATGAAACTTACCTTTGTCTCATTCCCAAGAAACATGATGCGCGAAAGATTAAGGATTTCCGACCAATCTGCTTGGTTACAAGTTTGTACAAAATTTTGGCAAAGGTTTTGGTTAACAGATTGAAAAAGGTTTTGGATAACACCATTGCGGAAAACCAATGTGCATTTATCAAGGGAAGACAGATACTGGATTGTTGTCTCATTGCGAACGAGATGGTGGAAGAATATcgtaaaaagaaaaagaagggATGGGTGCTAAAAGTTGATCTAGAAAAAGCATATGATAATGTCGACTGGAAATTTTTAGATTTTGCTCTACTCCATAACGGATTCGGTGAGAGATGGAGGAGGTGGATTAGGGGATGTGTTTCTAACGTCTCTTTCTCGATATTTGTGAACGGGCGAACGTGTGGGAAAATTAGAGGGGAAAGAGGGCTAAGACAAGGTGATCCATTATCACCTTTTCTATTCAATATTGTTGCCGATGTGCTGGGAAGAATGGTGGATAAGGCTAGGGAATCTAAAGAGGTTAAGGGGTTCGAAATTGGAAAGGAAAAGCTGGAAATCTCACACTTACAGTTCGCAGACGATGCTCTGTTCTTCGCAGATTCAAAGAATGATGTGATGGCGATAGTAAACACACCCAAACGTTTTTCAATCATTTCAGGGCTGAAAGTAAATATGGGCAAGAGTGTCATGCTTGGTCTGAACTTTCCAGATGAGGAAGTGGAAGAAATGGCAGTCACATTTGGGGGGCTAAAGGGGTCATGGCCCATCAAGTATTTAGGTCTACCGTTGGGAGGAAATCCCACCAAGATGGAGTTTTGGAACCCGTGATTTCAAAAATGGCTAAGAAATTAGTAAGCTGGAAAAAAGCCTTTCTATCTAGAGGTGGACGCCTTATTTTGATCCACTCAGTCCTTTGCGCTATGCCATCCTATTTTATGTCCCTTTTCAGAGTTCCAAGAAATGTGGCGGCAAAAATGGAAAGGTTAATGAGGAATTTCTCGTGGGATGGTGATGAAGGAGATAAACATTGTCATGTGATAGGTTGGAAGCAGGTGTGtaaaccaaaagaaaagggaggTTTGGGATTGGGGAATATCGGCCTCAGAAATAAGGCTCTACTTGGAAAGTGGTTGTGGAGATGTTCGATAGAGAGGGACACGTTGTGGAAAAAGGTTATCAAAAGCAAATACGGGTTACAGGATAACGGGTGGGATTTGGGATTGGCGGAGAAAACAACGTTCAAAAGTCCTTGGAAATTTATTTCTCGGTCTTACCAGGCTTTTCATCAACTTATTAGGGTGGTGCCAAATCAGGGTAATCTCATTAGATTTTGGGAGGATGTCTGGGAGGGTGGGGAGTCGTTTAATGTCAGATTTCCTTCATTGTTTCGTATTTGTATCTCAATCAACAAACCTATCAGTCATTTCATTCATGTCGCAAACACTGGTGCTTTTTCTGTTTATACTTGGGATGTGAGGTTTAGGAGAGATTTATCTGATGAGGAGATAGGAGAGTTCACAATTATGTTAGGTGTCTTAGATGGAGTTAGATTGCGTTTGGGTTTGGAGGATCATAGAGTTTGGTTGGGGGATTTGTCTGGGGTGTTTTCTGTCAAATCTTTTTACAATTCTTTTTTCCCCGATTctgaatttccactcttcaattGCTTCAAAAAAATCTGGAGAATTAATGTCccacataagattaagattttcTCGTGGATCGTCGCTTTAGGGAAGTTGCCTACTTGTGACATGGTGCAAAAGAGATGGAGGAGTTGCGTTCTAAGGCCTCAATGGTGCTGCTTATGTCGGCAAGATGAAGAAAACCAGGACCACATCCTACTGCATTGCTCATTCGCGCGCTGCATTTGGATAAAAGTTCAAAGAGAAATGAGAGTACAATGGGCACTTCCAAACCAGGCTAAAGAGTTGTTATATGTTGATTCGGATTGCCCATTACCATCAACATTGAAGGAATTCTGGCATATGATTATTTACTGCGTTTTTTGGTCCTTATGGTTGGAAAGGAATAGAAGAATTTTTGAAGATGAAAATGATTCAGCTGAACAAGTATGGGAAAAAGTAAAATTCAGGATTGCAACATGGACGACGAGATTACAAGAATTTAGTCATTTATGCATAAATGATGTAGTTAGAGATTTGAAGTTTGTATTGCCAGGTCAATAGTTTCATCGGTGGTTCAAATTAGGTTATGTTAGCAAAGGAGTTACTTCACCGCGGATTACTTATCCGCGTTTTATTGTaactcaaaattattattatatcaaaatagtctttaatcaaaaaaaaaaaagttattatGTGCCAAGTGCCCAAAATGTTTTTGCCACTGAGCTGATTTATTCAAAGTACCAAATATTCGTATAATTGTTCCAAGTTGAAAGTAGAGAATTTTAGGATAAGTGCACATGATATAGTTCTAAAATAAGCCTAAACACATTATAGTAATCTTTTTCAACCTAGAATGCATATTTCTAGCTCATGGTCATCATAGGAATTGTTGTAATTGGAATCAATATTTTGAAGCAGGACTCCAATATTTACAGAAGCAGGAGCTGTTGGTGAAGATGGACAAGGTGAAGAAATGAAGCCAGAGAGGTCCTTCTGGGCTAAATACGTGAGTTCAAACTGACGCACTCCTTTTTGTTTTGCTATTTAATTTTCCCCTCATCTTCAAGTTAGTGCTTAACGTGGATACAAATACACGCTAAATGCtaatttcattattttctcAGTGGATTTACTTGATCCCTCTTGGGCTCGTTGCCATGAATGCCATGACTCAAGCAATGAACATGCCTGAGGAACAAGCTAATGGACAACCAGCCTCACAGCAGGCGATTGCTGGACGCGGTCAGGCCGCTGCAGTGCGTAGAAGATGACCTATTCTTACAAATTTGGTATGTATTTAACTCATTTTTCTTTAAACGTCTTGACCTTTCATCTGTCGGTATCCTTGCTTTATCACTGCACAGTTCATTGATCCGAAGCTTTTCTAAAAACTATAAGAAACTCATCCTTAAAAACTATAAGAAACTCATCCTTAGTTCAATGACTGGTGATTGTGTTTCTATTGCAGCAGGTTGTTTCAGGCATCTAACCTCTTGGTTACGACTTTCTTGACTGGCACAAGAGAGCTGTTTTATAAAGAACTAGCGGACTATTTCTGCAAGAAGGTTTACCATGTTTCTTTTAGTGAACTGGCCTTTTTTTGGCAGTCTCAACCGTATCTTAAATTGTATCAATAGCTTTCTTTACAAGAAATCTAGCAAGAGCGAGTGAAATGATACTCTACCCTGGAGCTGGAATACTTCTTccctatttgatgatttaacATCTTATCTCCAATTCAATAACTATTTGATGTGCAATAACAAGGTGATTAGTTTTATGATACATTTTTTGCTCAATATATAGTCCTATAATCTGAAGCCaagcaaataaaatatttctgaTAATTATTTCCATTTGCAACTACCCACCAAGAAATATGGCGAGttgattaatttattgaatGGATTATATGTGTCTTTAAACAAAACACACTCATGTCAACTAATCCTGCGTCGAAGGTGATCGGAGTGGTGGCTATCAAGCCGTTTTTCTCGGAGGAGAGGAGCGCACCAAAGCAGAGACAGAGCTACAGGAGGTCGAAATACTCGTGTCGGTTAAACGAACCGATTGGATGTGGAAAGCGTTTCTACCGGAGGGGGAAGGCATGAACCGAGACCACCAAGTGATCAACGTGAACGGCCCAAACGCAGAGGACATATCCAAGTTGGGTGGTGGCTGCGGGATACGATTCCAAGAAAGATTGGCTGAAAAGGTATTACGAGCGGCTCAAGATATCCGTGAAAGAAGCATATTTCCTCGAGTACCCGACGATGATTCATGCCTTTCACACTTTTCCTTAGCTTCCCGAATCTAAGCAGCTTGTATTCGAAGCCCGCCCGCCAGTTCATTCAAAAGCAATGCTCCAAGCTTAATGTAGAGTAGAGCCGCCAATAATCCAAATTTCGGTTATGATGTAGTGGGAATTTATCGGGTTGTATCTTTGGATTTTCTAAATATATTACTTTATTTCATTTGAaaacttatttttaaaataatataaaaagtaataaacttgtttttttttttaattcgatTTAATTCCGGAAACTAGAGTCCCTCGATTGTAGTAAGGTATTTTTCTTGACTTGCCaaattttggtatatattatgatttttggtttttaaaaatatatttctatGGTATACAATTTTATATAGTATCTCTCGCGGTATTCTTTGTTTTCTAAAACACTCCTTTATATTacctcacaaaaaaaaaaaactctttgATACGATAATTGTGTCAAATATTAGTGTGAAATTCTCTTTAAGCTAATTCCTCTGTATAATGGATTTGAGCATTTTAGTCTCTCTGTTAATATGCAAATTGCGACGATATCCCTGCGAAAATTCTCGTTGAGTTAATACTCCATGTGTAATGGATTTGAACATTTCAGTCCCTATGTTATATTTTTTTGAGCATGCAGACACACGTCTCTATAGAAAATTACATCAAACACGCATCAATGTTTTCTTCGTATTTTCATTCTTTTTTGCGTTCATATATGATTAATTGACGCAAGTAAATCAAAACAGATGTGATAAACTTTGATTTGTAGTAGAAGATGAGTATTTTTGGGAATTAATTGATTAAGATGTTGAACAACTTCAAATTCATATTGAGCTAATTCAAATTTTCGTTGAGCTAATATCGTTACAAATGGGGTATTAACTCAACATATTAGTCaattaattcccaaaaattctaTTTTTCTACAACAAATCCAAATTTATCACAATTGTTTCGATTTATTTAATCATATATTAAACgtgaaaaaatgaaaaatataaaaaaacattgatgagtatttggagTAATATTGTCATAGAGACTGAGGTCTGcatgtttaaaaaaataacagAGAGATTAAAATGATCAAATTTGTTACAAAAAGGTATTAGCTCAACAAAAATTTTCACAAAGTTGTTAACAAAATTTTTGTGTTAACCGAGAGATGAAATGTTTAAATATATTACATAGTGAGGTATTAGCTCAACGAGAATTATGTCATCGTTGGTATAATTATACCCACTATCACATAATAACGTCTATTATAGCTTCAGCCACCGTACCCATTCTTTGTGCCACTTTTCCTCTTAAAACCCTCATTTTCAGAGTTCCAGTGAGTCGTGCCGGAAATTTCTTTTGCTCAAACCTTTTCCATTAATCAACTTTCTCGGGTTTTTTTATTCATGTCCTTAAACTCCACAAGGATCAACTATACTTGGCAAACTTCTGTGAAACCTCCAATGATCACATCCGACTCCTGGTTTTGGTAATCACCACAGAACTTGATGTTCATTTCCATGTTCAATTCTCAGTGAATGTAGATGGTTCCTTGGCTTTTCAGCCATAGATATATTCATGATATTTTCAATTATAACACGTGTTTCTTCCACTATACTTTCATCTTTTGCTACTTGCTctttttacatattgatatctcAGTTCATAAACTTTATCCTTTGGTTCCCCATATTTTCTAATGAATTTTTTGGGCTTCAAATGTGATTCCCCCATCACTctctcctttttttttcttggtTAAGGATCTCAAATAAGTAGTATTAATGTTAATTGATGTAATCGTCGGAAAATGCTCTTCATCAACAACATAACCATTGAATACAAATCAAGGCAATATCCTAAAGGTGACATCGAATAAATCAAGCAAATCTGAATATATGGCATTTGCGTAATACAAGCATTGACACATATATGCTAGGTATTAGATACTAATTTATTTCTAAGTATGTAAGTATGTTTTTGTAACCAAATTTTTTTcagttatatttatttatttctaattctaaaagaaaaaaaaaaagggaaagAACACATTTTCGAGACCATTAATCCGTCATGCATATAATATCCCAAACCAAATACACAAGaatataagaaaatattttataaatttatgagatgctataaaagtcaataaaaatctatcaaacttataaaaatattattttaaaaaattaattaaatctctGTATTGAATACGCTCGCacttaaaatattatagtgtaGATAGTCTATTGGCCGTGGCCAAATTGTTTTTGGGCCGAATGTTGTCCTATAGCTATTATCGTCTGGGTTTTGACTTTTGAGGCTTCGATCTTGAATTCGAAGTAgaaaaatataatcaaataGTAGGAGGCTTAGGGTTCTTGTCTCCGTCGATCTCTCGTTGGAAACAATGGTACCTTGCTAATTACACTCTTTAATCCGCTAATGTATTTAGtttaattgatatttataaatttgattTTCTACATGGAGAGACTTAGATGGGAAATGTTCGAAAACTATCAAAATATATGCTTTGTTGAGTTTGTCGATAAGGATTTggtcctttttttttttgtggtaaATTTGAAAGTGATAGGAGAATTCGTTGCTTCTCTGATGTTGGattatatttgaatgaatttGCTGGCTTCAGTGATGTGGAAACAAAATGTTCTGCGACCGATTGCTTGTAAAgttatgattttgtgatttcaaCTTCAAAGCCATGTTATCATCTGAACCtgattaattttgaaaggtggAGTTGGTGGTGTTTGAATCATAAGACTTCAAATCCAAAAAACGTGTTTTCTGCCAAGAGGCCGAGCCTTGAGCCGAAATGCAAGCTCTGTGGTGTGTGATAACTAGGATATATAGTACCCTGAACTATTTATGTGCACTTGATTTTGTCAATGAAAAATTGCTTACAAGCAATATATGCTTATTCTATCAGCTAAAAATTGCTTTAGGATAGTTGAAGATTTATTTGTAAGTGTGATATAAATATTGAGTTTCCAGTTTTGGAAAAACTAGAAATTTTTATATGTCTGCTGTCTGCACCAGGTCTGTTTACTGCTTATAATCTTAAGTTTGCTTTTAATTGATCTCTTTTGTTCCAAAATAGGTTTTAGAAGGTtgccatttaaaatatatatatataggataACTTAGTTATTAGTGCATCAGGGTTTAAAGGTAAACTTATAAAGTTAGCTTTGgttccaaatttttttaatacatgttattGCATCACTTTTGGAGTTCCCCTTCATATTACACATGAAATTTATACTAGTTTTAAAAGAAAACTGAAAAAAGAAGCGGCTGAGGGGACAACCTACCCTTCTGGGCCTTGTCTTCTCCGCAAGTATCTTTGTATGCTTTAGGCCTGTCGCCCGTTTCacactatttttatttaagatattctaaatataattttttaagaaTGAATAATGTTTTATGCTGGCTCCTATCTTACTTCAGTTAAGCCCTGTTAAGCAAACTCTTGTCTGCCTATTTGTAATTTGCAGCCTAAACAAATCCATGAGATCAAGGATTTCCTTCTCACTGCAAGAAGGAAGGATGCCCGTTCTGTTAAAATTAAGAGAAGCAAAGGTGCTGTAAAGTTCAAAGTTCGGTGCTCCAAGTACCTTTACACTCTTTGTGTGTTTGATGCTGAGAAGGCAGAAAAGTTGAAGCAATCCCTCCCACCAGGTATGCCATAGTTATTTCGACACCCTTTCCTCTTGTTTACACAATTTATCTTTGTTGCCAATTTACATTGTTATtgtaatgatttatttatattttgagtAGTTCATGTTATTGTGCATGATTTGCATTCTTTAGACGTGTATATTGGTCGTACGAGTTGATGCTAGAAATTCTTTTTAAGtagttattttcattttttcgtTGAACATGATCACCGACTCGGTTATAACCCTGCGTTAAATAACTGGAATCGTTCTGTTATTCATAGGTCTGAGCGTCCAAGACCTCTAGAGCTGATGGAAAAACACCGAAGTTTTTGTTGTCTAAGATTTTATTTTGTAGTGAGAAATCTTGATAGCCTGTTGAATTTTATGCCTGATGTTTCCCAATGAAATTTTGGTATTATTATGAAAGGCGTTGTTGTATTTTGTCACTGTGGTCCAAATTGAAAATTATGTTTTAGTCTGTGTTCTTAAATGTGTATCTGTTGTTTCAGCTTTCAAGCAGACATATGAAATCACAttcgaaaattttgataaataataatgTAAAAAACGAAATGGGAAAAAAACTTTTATTCACGAGTTTCTTACGTATATGAAAAGGGGAATGTTTTAGGTTACTTTCTTCGATAATGTTCCCAAGTTTTTGTCTAAGTATGTGTGTATGCGTGTGAGTGTGCGTGTGATAAACGCAAGTGCTGGTAAAATGGTCGGAGTTAATCTGAGGCCAAGAATATGGTAGAGGTCCATATCGACTTGCGTTGAACTTcgttatcaattaattaataacaatttattttggaaatgcatcgagtttttttttaaaaaaaaacttgagATATTTGTTACAAGGCAAAAAATTATGTGAAatagtctcacggatcgtattttatgagacaaattttttatttgggtcatccattaaaaaatattactttttatgctaagagtattactttttgttgtgaatattgATAATGTTGATCTATcagattcgtaagaccgtctcacaagagatctattTTTGTTACAATTAAATCTCGAGTTACACAGGAGATAATTATACACACATGCAAACCTAATCGATTAGCATACGGGCAAAACCATGCCCGAAACCTTGATGGCCAGCCTGAGTGATAGGGTCAACCTTCTCTCAATCTGGGTAACGTAGCCCTGGTttagttcttttttttttaaaaaaaaaatgggtaAACCAAAATTGTATGCTGAAAGATGGGGTGACTACCAGAAATATAATTGTAGAATATTATTTAGatcaaataacaataatattATTACCATATGCCAACATTTTTCACTCAATTTTTTTACTTGacactatatcataaatttttttttttgcgtgTAAGATAAGATGATGTGTTACGCATATACATCACGTATATTATATACAATAATTACGATCGGGGTGGATAAGACATGCATACATTAATTAAACGCCATGATCATGCATTCTGCATTTTCAAGAATCGGAAATGGAGAAATGATACTAAAAAATTAGAGATCAGTTGATTAAGATACAAATGGTATatgcacgcacacacacacacacaatatatatatatatatatatatatatatatatatatatatatatttatatatatatatatatttatatatatttatatatatatatatatatatgcgtaTGGGTGGTGGTCCAAGTCAAAGCAAGAGGGTTTGAATCCCAAGTAGCTGCATGCTATGCTGTCTTCGAGTTAGCGGGACTCTCGATCGATCTTGCATCAAAACCCAAGAGATTTAAGTATATATGGCTTCACTTTTAACAATCTATATATTAAATCAAAGAAATGCGAATTATAcattatatttttctacatattTATCTATCGATTTTACGGCGTTTTTTAGTCGACATATTATGTATTTTGTCCCACAAATGTTTGGTACGTACGTATTTTAATATAGCAAGAAGATACAgcttaaataatattaattccATATAATATAGATAGCGTAGatacattttaatttattaataatgAATTTTTAGCTTATCTCGTGGAGGATATAAAATGAAGATGGTAATTCTTTCCGAGGAGGCACGCACGGGTGCTCTCCGACGATTTCTCCAACGCACTCACATTTCCCACCGCCTCCCCTTCCCCCTATTTCTCTCTCCCTTTCTAAacattttaatatataataaatttaccaAATATTACTTATTCGGACCGATGTCTTATATGACTAATGCGACgagaataaaatttatattataaatattaaaagtaaaaaatatatatcaaggACAAGCTTTTTTCCTcatattttggaatatttgacgtcattttgttttattgctccactttgtttttgtttaaatttattttaatatgtgtaatatatatttattctaGCTATAGGTGTTACATAAGAGAGCATTCATGCAAATATGTGATATTCTATGTGTTTTGTTCTTTCTGACGTAAAAAAAAGatcaaaaccaaaaaaaaaacacaccaTGCACTTACTGGATAAACTTAATATCGACAAGTTACATGATTAAAACAGAAAACATGCATGTGAAGTGACAAAATTAATGTTATCTATATATACTGATCATTTAGTATTTTTATATCATATATACATAAAGATCTGGCCATTCTCATTTttgctaattaattaaatactgcGCGTAATATAAATAGTACAATTCAATTGAAAAAATATACATCAGCACTGCCACACAATAGGAATATTGATGATCATATGCATGCatgtaaattaatattaattttattttattaacttttaatttCTGAAAGTACTACTACTACATATATAGCctgttaaattaaataattcttattttttaatttattaattaatgaaattagtAATAGTAATATTATTTTTGTGTAATTTGGTCATACCCTAGTTATTAGTTgtgatataatatataccagTGTTCTAAAATTCGACCTACGTGCTAGGCATCAGCCGACCACATCGAAAAAGTGCTAGTCGGCTAGCCTAAGTGGCAAGGATGCCTAGGCGCCGACTAATAGATCTATGCATAGGGACGTAACTAGAAATTTTTAATGTGTGGATACTTTTTTTTGGATGAATTTCTAAACATCTACAAATACATATGTTTATCTTTGTAATTTTATTTCGTAATAATTTAATCGAAACTCTACactgttattttaaaattaatatccGAATTCTAAACTAACTTATAAGTTCgccataaaaattaaaaatatggcCGCCCTTTTTTATTCAAGTTTAAAATATCGTGCATATGATAACTATTCTCTTCTCCATTCAAAGTTTATTGAATTGAAGGGATACATTTTTGCTTGTCACAATGACTTTCATAAGACAGTTTCATATTTCAATTTTATGTCACGAATTTCTAACCCGACTcgactcatgaaaaaatattgtatttatattaaaaaaaattatttttcattccAAATATGGATCATAtcaactcgtctcacagatatcTCATATGATCATATCATATGAGATATAGTATTTATTTGTTGTTCTTAATTTATGCTTTAATATAACAATTATAATCATTTTAATGGTTGTGGAATAACTCTGACGGGCAATAGCCCATCTTTGCCCCATAGTTGTTTCGTCTTTGCCTACGAGTTCTAGGTgccacattttttttaaaaaaagttttgaACTTTTAATCTAGATTAAAAACCAATTTAAAATCTGAAAGAAAATTTTGTATTGGTCCTAAAATAAATTCCAACAAGAAATGCTATTTTTAGTATGACATAACACATCAAACTCCATCTTTGTTTACAATATAAAGTAAGAGAATTTCACGAAGATGATTTTCCATCCGAAGAAGAAGATAATTACAATGAtcatagtgtgtgtgtgtgtgacctagtggattcaaaatcaaaattgGGTCAAAAAGTTGCTACTCCCTACAACTACTAATATCTTTAATTCTCCTGCTATTATTATACTAAATTAAACATGCCAATTACTTCCAACATTGTAATTAGTATATATGAAATACAAGATATCTAGATCCACATGAAACTTGtataaatttacatttttacAATTTTATTACTACATCCAAAAAAGTTAGATAtatgacaaaaaaaattattattcgggaaaagataaaaaaaaatcatggttATATTTGAATGGTGGATGTTATTATCGAGaccataattaatatatattaattaatgaatgGTTGAGTTTTTACGGTTTGTTTCACCCTACCCGTGCAGGCAGACAATGAACGGCCCGGatcactccacatgagtgatccgggcccacctccatgtaaaaaaaaaagtgaCTCGGAAAAATTCGAGCCGTTGGATCGACCCCTGCGGACAGTGCCCGCAGGAGTAGGGTCGACCGAACCAGTTTTTACCGTGGCTTGACAGgctttaaatataaatataaatataaaataagagTCTGCCTGCTTATTTATTCAATTGGGGTGTCCCAAGTGGTTTTACCGTCTTTTGAGTCTCTTCTTTCCACGGTCAAACTTAAAACCCAATTCACTGTGTTTTGCAATATTCGAGGAAGGGAAGAGAAAGAGAGACATGCCAATAATTCAATCAGATTTACACTTTAATTATGTGTGTTTatttatgtgtgtgtatatatgtatatatacacacacacacatatatgtatatataaaaccCCACGCACCGGAAGACGAGGGTTAGTGTCTTCATATTGGGGGTATAAACGTAGTAATCTAGTGTTtacattattataattataattatgatattaatatgcttAACCTTTTAATTTCATTTTAGGCTTCATGTTGTTAAATTACGGTCTTAGTTAGCTTATCTTTAATATTGTGTAATTTTTAggtttttttttcctgatttaaTACCAATGAGGCATTGACAtgtgaaaatatatcatcactCTAgataaaaaatgaataaaattatgaaaatagaaaaataaatgactaaaattgaaaCTCGAAAAAATACATAACAAAAAATTTACTTTCCCTAaagttaataaaaatttattttcattacGAATTGTTTTAATTTTCAATGTGAGACATTTAACTTTTAtgtaataattaaatttctatAGTTCTTATCGTATActattgtaaggtccaaaatacgATAACATAATCAAAATGCATGCAAAATTAAGGAAAAtggaaaatgactaattaaatggTTATAATGACATGAATTCATTATgatatgcatgattatatgCTTAAAAAATATGGTTTATTGTTAGGATGCAtaaaaactgtgttttaaacaTTGTTCAATACATGgtcgaggaacgaagaccgagggctgaaaaaagaaaatatttttattgaatgattgcttttaattatttaaaatatgatatatgttaTATATATGGTACTTTTGAAAAGGAAGTGTTTTGATGTGTTTTATACGTCG containing:
- the LOC140807518 gene encoding large ribosomal subunit protein eL38z/eL38y-like yields the protein MPKQIHEIKDFLLTARRKDARSVKIKRSKGAVKFKVRCSKYLYTLCVFDAEKAEKLKQSLPPGLSVQDL